TCATGGGAGTCTTCCATCGGCTAAAAGAAAGAAAGCTCTATCATGCAAAATCTCATCTTTCAGAACTACAGTAGGCTCGAAGTTTGTGCTCGGTGAGCGGGTTGTCACTTCATGAATGTTCAACCGAGCTCAAGTCATGAAGTGCAAATGATTTAGCCAAAGCATAAACTATCTACTGCATCAGTGTAGGATTTCATACTtcaaaagggaaaagaaagatTTATCAGTtctcacattttttttacttttattaaacattctcattacattttatgtAAACAATTGACTTTTTTAAGAGCACTGttacaaatgtgtaaaaaaactgCCAATCAGGTTGCAGTCGATGTTTTGCGAGGAGTCTAGGTCAGCGGTTGTGACAGGCGCAGGTCAGAGCTGCCACGAGGATGACAAACTCGTTGAAGTCCACCTCTGAGTCTCCGTTGTGATCCAGGGCCTTCATCAGCTTGTCAGCCTCATCCTGGTTCTTGGCAGCCTGCAATCAGATAGGAGATCAATGTTTTTGTGTAATcatttattcacattttttgtGTCTAAATTCTAAATTCAGATTGCATTTCCATTCCATCATGTAAATCATGTTGTTTATAATTCTCATCTGCTTAAGTACTGGAAAAGGAAATTATACAGTGTTGTCAGTTGGAAGACTCTTTTACTGATACTGATTAAGAACTGTAGTTTAAGGACGAATCTGTCAGGACTTCAGAAACACAATGGAACTGGAAAATATGTGACAAATTTTTACTAATACTAGGCCCTTTGTATTAAATTCTCAATATATTTTCTAGTCACCTGACAAAATCTAAAACAGAATGTATCCAGCTCTTGTATCAAATAATTTTGCTGATAGGCTCTTAAAAGGGGTATTTGCAATATAAAAATCCAGGATTAAGAACTATTAtattgaataataaaaaaacccaAAGGAAAGTTTAAATGTCTGGTCTCTGAGTGAAGAGATCtcatgtatttgaaaaaaaaagcgtATTTAGAGATATTTAGAAGTTGTCTGTAAGATAAAACAGTTCATTGAAAATGTGCTGTATGTAACATCACCTTACAAAATTGATATCAACATAAACTGATTGATGACCcaacataaacatttatattattgttggaagaatcaaagaaaagagtgtcACAGGAAGCACTTGACTTACAAAATTAACCCTTTGCTCAGGGATTTCCaaggaatacaaaaataatactaaGTGATCGAAGCTGTGGAGGCAACACTGTTCACCATGAAGACCAGGAGAAATTAACTCATCACTCACACACCTTCAGAAATGCTGGAAGCTCCTTCTCCATCATTGTCTTCAGCTCAGCCTTGGTCAGAGTCTGCTTCTTGCCATCAGTACTGGCATACTTGTCAAACACTTGCATTATCATCGCCATGGCATTCTCCAGCTGAGACATGGTGACTAGCTTCTTCTGCTACAAACTGTGGGACTCCTGCACCTCAGAAGTATGACTTAGTAGTGAACGTACAGAATGAAGCAAAGAGGACTTATATACACGCAGTATATGGGTTTCTACAGCCAATTGCTATTTGTTGTATCAGTCACTTTTTATCTGGGAGCAAATAGTATGTATTAGCCACCAGAGGGCTGTGGCCTGATAATATTAGAAGTGAAAATAATAGGAATAATAGGAAAATAATAACTGTGTCAACAGCTGTTTATCTCTCTCCTTTCAGAATTTTATTTCCTCCCACGTAAGATAAATATGTAACTAGGCAACCAAAGCTATAGTATAGCAATagtatttacagtttttttatacTTCTATTTGTACTTTTTAGGTGACCGCTTATTGGCAGGCCTACTTGACAATGGAGACACATATCGTATAAATCCAtgtgctttttcttttctcaagcTTGCAATGTGCAAAGAAAGGTCTAATGGTCACATGTGATTAGGTATATGGTACATTCAAGTCAAGCACACCTATGTGATCAATACCTGGTGTGTCCACCATAAGCTGGCAAGATATTTTAGCAAAATAGGCAAAATCATTTTGTAAAGAGTATAGGTATATTCACCATCCATTCTCAGGTCAAGGGATTATTTATCTTTGGCTTTCATTGCTCAAAGATACACTGAGacaacagccatatcaccctgcagctctcaactggctattCACTGAAGATAAGCGGgattgagcctggtcagcacctggataggagacctcctggtaagctatggttgctgctggatgtGGTAtcagtgggaccagtggggggtgCCTGTcccgtggtctgtgtgggtcctaatgccctggtatagtgctggggacactatactgtagtggacGCTGTCTTTCAAATGAGACGTTAGACCGAGGTTCTGAccctcagtggtcattaaagatccccgggttttttttataagagtagggagttatcccattgtccgggccaaatttcccccctctgcCTTTACTGTGGcatccaaattgtccccattgATTGGCTTTGATTGTCCCCATTGATaggtatgattggcttgcacttttcctgcgatggactggcaccccgtccagggtgtaccctgccttgtgctcattgcttgctgTGTAGGCACGACACCATATGttataaagcagtttggcaaatgacatgacatatgCACTGCTAACTGTATCAGAGCAGTGGAATACAGGTTTAAAATCAATGTGAGTGGTTGTCTATCAACAACACAAAATCACAGAATGACACTGAAAGTTAAGAAAAATTACACTGTATTGACAGGAAAGAATGGTCAAAAGTGGCTCCTCATGTCTTTGTACTACTAAACCCATGGTTTCCTAATTTGGGCCAGATGAGACACAAAAACATTGGGCTTTACTAATATCTAACGAACTGGAATGCATTGCAGACAAAGGATATTACCATTGCAAGAGTTCCTGTACTGTAGATACCAACAGCTCTTAGTTGTCTGAAGATCTGGGTTTGTAGTTTTACTGACTAGGTTGATTTTGCATACTTTTTTCAGCTGGAAATACCTCCAGAATCTGTTGATACAGTAGTAGATGGACAATGACAGTAATGTGCCATCATAATGCAGTTCCTATTTTTTTGTACTGAAACATCAAATCTGTCACTAACTGACCATG
Above is a genomic segment from Lepisosteus oculatus isolate fLepOcu1 chromosome 1, fLepOcu1.hap2, whole genome shotgun sequence containing:
- the LOC102696833 gene encoding protein S100-P, which translates into the protein MSQLENAMAMIMQVFDKYASTDGKKQTLTKAELKTMMEKELPAFLKAAKNQDEADKLMKALDHNGDSEVDFNEFVILVAALTCACHNR